The stretch of DNA GGCTTGCCTCTACCCTGCTGTTTCATTGGATTAAGCCTTTTTTAGCAGAAGGTGTGTACCAGTTCCATGCAAACATATTCACTAGATGAACTGATAAGATAATAACTCTTAAAACAAAACTCTAATCTCTTCCCCCAATGGCTGATTAAGCCAATTCTCCTCTGTGTGCTTCACCAAGGCCACATGTTTAATTGTTTATTTAATGCTAATTGTTATTAAACATTTCCTACCATGGCCTGCCTGTAATACCCCAGAGCTGAGGGTTGAGGGAGTTAATTTTTTGGTGGttcttttgcttgttttctttccttttgtaaaCAAGGACCAAACTCCCATCTCCGGCCAGATATAAATATACATCCAGATATAAATGATGATACATATATGTGGAGGCCAAAGAACCGgccaacagggagcctgctACACTCCCTTGGAGAACTCATCCATAATCCACAGACCCTGTTGTTACAGAGAGCAAAATTTCTCCCCCAGAGACTATGTTAACCCCTGGTTCACCATTGGTTCTTCCCTTTACTCTCTGCCCCTGTGCCTGCATCCCATTGGTTACTGGTACCTCCCCGCCCCTTGCCTTCCCTATATCTACCCTGGTTTTTCCCCAGTTCAGAGAGCTTCTGTGCTGGTTCCCTTCACAGAGGATCCTGCTCTAACAAAGGGTGATTTCCCTGTGGAATCACTAGCCAGAGCTCCAGTCCTTTCTTCCCTGtgttgcctgggagaagctTCTGCCGAGCCAGACACCTGCTGGGCCAGGAGAGGGACGTGCCTGTGTCTCTGAGAGCTGTCCTTAGGACGCTTATTCAGAAAGGTCACAGCACTCCTgccatcccagctgctgtggcacatatatacatatacaaatGATGACAAATATAAACATCCAGATATAAATTCCTTCTCTTCCTGGAGGCAACCTGAAGGCAGCTCCCTCACAGTTGCTCCACCCAAAAGAGAACTTATCAGAAACTTCTCACCTGCTTAGCCATAGCAAGTTTCTTCTGTAAATATTCAATCTGTTCCTCCACTGCTCGGATCTTGCGGAGGGCATCCTCATCAGCCATCTTTTtactctcctttttttccttgtcttccAATTCTTTTACCCTCTGCCTCAGTTCTTCGAGCTACAAGAACCAACCAGAAATGACATACACATAAGGATGTGCCCTGAGCATTGTTAAGAGCctattttccccaaaaatctctgAAACACTCAGGACTGCCTTCAAagcatggcaaaaaaaaaacccacgtCATTTTGACAGAGTATTACAGGCAGATGTGCCACTGAGATGGGCTGTAAGCCCAAGATCTTGACTTCCACACCTTTGAAAATTTCACAGCATCTTTTATCAGAGTAGGAACATCAGTCTCCTGCAATTGTACATGTATGGATATGTGGACAGAGAGCAACTGCTCCTTTAAGGATATCTGGTCAAGGATCTGTTTCCACACAAGAAGACGATAGGAAAAAGAGGAggtaaaataaaacatacagaGACACAAACTTGGCAGAAAAATGGTAAGGGAGGCAGTGATGAGAATGAAACCTGGTCAGTCACATTAAATGATGAAAACACATAGGACTGTGAAAATGCTTATTCCATCAAGTGTGGAATATCTGAGTgtgggagaaagagaaaaccagaaacaaaataCAGAGACACAAACCTgacaacaaaaacacaaagagaggaagaaaacctCTCTAGTCACAACAGCTGATAGGATTCCAAGAAACCACAGGAACCACTTCCAGGAAGATCAGCTTGGACTTTGTAACTGATGACACTGTAAAGCAGGAATGGCTCCTGAACTGGGAGGGCTGTGGGAATCAAGAGCTGTTCAAATCCAGGGAAATGGAGATCAAGGATGAACAAACTGGGGTTCAACAGAGAAGGGTACAAAAGGAGCCAGTCCCATGGAACATATGGGCAGTCAGTACACATTTGTCTGGCTCAGCCTTGCACATGATCATCACAACCTGTCctgttctttcttctttttattacaAATTTTCTTAAGTATCCCCACGTAACCTATCTTCTTTACCCCATGTATGTGTGCTACACAGAGTAAGTGCTGCCTATAGGTGAGACCTGCTTGTGAAGAAGGTAAAAGGGGCTTGGAACCACAGGGGTCCCAAACAGAGGGACATGCTGGTACTTACGGGATCTGCAAATGGGTCTGTGCTTATGAACTAGAgattggtgtgtgtgtgtgtgtgtgcctgcacTAGCAACTACTCCCTGTTTATTCCAGACCATTCCAATCTCTAAGTGACAAAGCTGAGAAGACAAACAATCCTCAGTCCTGAGGAGAGAAACAACACAGTTCTGCTGCAGAGTATGTGAAAAGAAGCTTaacacattaaaaagaaaaaagaagagtaaTTAGAAATACCTCAGCTTTTGCCTTCTTCTCAGCTGCCATCAGCTGCACTTTGTCCCTCTGCTCTTTGGGGGCAGAGCGGTACATATCTAGCAACAGTTTCATCTCCTTCTGGCTCTCCTGGGCCTTCCTGGAGAAAGGGAGACAGACCACTGTGAGaacacagcagcaaagccaCACAGCCAGCCACAATATTGCCTGGCAATATTCTCTCCATCACCCACATGGATATGGAGTCATCCTTTGCTCATCTTATGCTGGTAACATAAAACAGCAGCTGAGtacaggctggaaaagaaatatgtTCAGGCACATGGGTTGAAATGAGGTGGAGATGAAATATATATACTAACAAAAAGCTACAACCTATCCACCTCTGCTTTGAGAACCATCAGGGAGTGGGAACACTCCTGTGTGAACTTCTATGCTATTGTTATGACAGCAACAAATAAATGTTACTTGACCATGAAGTATCTGGTTTGGTAATTCATGCTCTAGGCTATTGTAGGAAAAACACTTCTACATTGACCACATCACAATCAGATACAGAAGGTGTCAAGTCACTCTCTTGGCTCCAAACTTCAATGACGCTGATCCCGTAAAAGCAAGAACATGCAAACACCCCAGGCTTGGGCACTGCTCCCACAGGAAAGGGAGAGACAACAACTCTTACTTGAGCTCAGCCTTCAGCTGCTTGATCACTTCAGcctccttctttcttccctcttcatgcttccctttctccttctctttcaattctctctccttctctgattccttctgcttctgcttttcccGCTCTcgttccttttccttctctttctctttttctcgttctctctctttctccttctctcgTTCCCTCTCCCTTTCTCGTCTCTCCCGCTCCCGTTCCTCTTCGTCTCGCCTGGCCTTCATTTCATGAACATCTTCAGAAGCAGCCTTGGGAACAGACACTTGGGCAGAAGGATCATCAGGCTCCTGCTTGATCTCTGCAAGTTCCTCCTTTGTGTCTTCAGTGCTGGACTGGGTCTGGAGGAGAGCACTGCCACTGCGAGAGCGGATCTGGCATGGAACAGCAAGAGAGATGACCAAGAAAACAAACGTTTAAGTTCTTAGCCAGGAGTCTTCTTTACCCCCTTCTCCCTTGTCTTCCCAGACGTATGCTTCCATGCCCCTTTTCATGGAACACTACACAGCTACAAAGGAAGAGCATTCATTTGGTCAAAGGAAGCAGTGAAGTGCAGAGCTCCACAGAAAATTTCACTGCATCCTGCACACTGTATCAGAAAGATAAATACATGGGATCTGTTGATACAGCATTGATACAGCATTCCCCCTTCTCCTAAGCACTTCCCCTCTTTTCTGGCATTCCTGCTGTGTTACCTTGCTCAGGTCAGACTGGGCCTCTCTCAGTTTGCGCTTGTATCTCAACACCTCTCCCTTCAGCTGGTGGTTGTGATTCTGGAGGCTGCTGATGAGGTGACGCATCTCACGATTAATTGGGCCTGCAAAAACAGAAATACCTCTGTAACAAACCACACTTCTGTCCACCTTCTTGAGGACTTTCATGGAAATGAAGAACAAGCTAAATGACGATGACAAAGAACAAAGTAAGATTCTTACCATTCTGCCGCACAACAGAGCAACACAAAacacttgcagaaaaaaattatgccaGTTTTATATGCAACCATTAGTCCTTGCAAATTAACAGTCCTAAGTTTCCACttaacattatttttctgcCCATGATCCCATGGGAAATGTGTCATGTTACAAAAGAAATCTGATTTAAATGCTACTATAGAAGTAATTTGCTTCCTCTGATACAATTTAAGAATTACTGCTTTGCTACCTAGATTGTCCTTACAGACCTGGAAATGAATCTGCCCTCACAAGTAATCTTTAATAATGCAAAATATCCTGtcataaaccaaaattttatttatttatatgtttatacCAAAGCGTATTTATTATGCAGCATCAAGAAGGTAGTCAGATAACATGGAACTGGCCTCCCAATAAAACAAGTGAAGAGCTTTATTTTTTGAGATGAAAAGATCTGCcagaaaaagtatttaacagTAACAAAGAATCAAGCCAGGTGTTCTAGTACACTGTAGCCCCTAATGGGCATTGGTGGGCAACAGCCCACCAATTTAGGCACAGTAGAACAACACCATACCTGCTTGCTCATTGGCAGCAAGTGTCTGTTCAAACTCTATCCTCAACATCTCATACTCTTTGCGGACTTGTGCCAGGGTGTCCTCCAGCTGAATCACCTCAGTGCGTAGCTTCTTGTGAAGGCTGACCTCATCCCTCtgagaaacaaaaaggaagcaGAACTTGGTGCTTTGAACCTCGAGTATCTCTCACCTCATCAATATAAGGTACCACAAGAGCATGAATTATTGCCAGAAACATAAATTTCCTGAGCACCCGCAGAGGCACACAGATCCAGCAGTGACGGTCAGTGGCACAACAGAGTTCCCAGGCTGACGAAGCAGAGGTGTTACCTCAATCAGTTCAACCTGGCGCTGGTGTGTGGCACGGGTGCTGTGGAGCAGTGTGCGGGCCTCATCAAGGTGCACCTTCAGCTGGAGACTCTCGttatacaaaacagaaaactgggACTGCATGCAGCGATATTCCGGGGTCTCCTTCACAGCCTCTTCCACTGCTCGTCGCAGCTCAACCTAGTTGTGACACAAGAAAAGGCCACAAAAAGGAACATTATCCCCTTGCCTTTGGTTTCTGTCTCAAGACAGGAGAACAGTGAATCATGCTGCCACAAGACAAAAGGAGAACTTCAATAGCACTGCTGTGAAGTAGATCCAAGTGATATGCTTCCGTACTGATTTTAAAGTCTGTGGTCTCTGCATGCACTAGGCTGCTTCTTTTGCGCAACCATATCGTGGAAGTTTTTGACTCTTGGTCCTGAAATAGCTTCACTCAAACATATGAActtagaaaacataaaaaattgtAATCATCCAGATCAATAAAGACGGACACACAGAAAAGTATGAGAGAACAAAGAAAATGCATATGCAAGTAGGTGTTGTTAGCCTTCTACCAGTAAGACATAATGACTGACagcaagagaaatgaaaaaaatccccagaggTACAGAACTGAATTCCTAGAAAAAGCTTAGCAATTGTGACTAGCGGTGGCGAACATACAGAACATGCATTCAGCTTAGAGGtaattaggggaaaaaagttgTAAGCTAAAGAACGTTTCTCTCTAAACAAACTCATGTGGATAAACAGAATTCAGAGCTGCCTCAAGACAGTTTCAGATCTCTGAAATTTAGGCTCTCCAGACAGACATTTCTTATAACTGGCACTGACCACTAAGATGACATTTGGATTACTCTCTCCATCATACACTTCTCTACTACAGAGTCACAGCTTCTTGCATTTAAAACATCACCACCTTTAAAGCATCACAAACTCATAGGTTGTTTCCTACCTATCCATCCACCACACTGGGAAAGACAAATTCACTGACTCTTTCAAGAGCTTCTCTCCCCACATAAGTTCCCTGATTGTTTCTGTTCCCTGGCTCCACTTGCACAGGCCGTGGGCAAGGTGGAAGAGGGATCACTGCTTGTAAAGAGGTGAAAACAGTTTTAACCAGACATGGTCAAAACAGGCTGAAAGATCAGAACGGGGCACGGGCAGGAAACCATTACAATTTCCAATGGTGGCCACACGGGGTCACCAACACACTGAACAGCAAGTGGAGGCACAGACTCGCTGAATTGTACCTGGAGCAGTTTAACACAGCTAAAGAGCAGGCTCAGAACAGGCACTGATGACGAGCTTTTCTGCAGATACAGCACTGCAAAGCTGAGGGCAGCTCAGAACACCTTCATCCTCACATAGCTACAGATGTCTCACCTTGAGCTTTTCATTTTGTGTTGTTACTTCCTCAAGATCCTGACGTAGTTCCTCCAATTCATTAAGGCGATTCCCAGCAAGCTCTTTATTCTCTTCCAGCTCTGCATTCATCTCCTCAAACTGTTGGGATAAACTGCTTGTAAATCCCACTGTTAATGTTTCTCCTGAGTGTCCTAATGAATTATCTGTTCATGCAGTAACAGCAATTACGGACTGAGCAGTCAGGTAAAGTGACCAAGTCAAACAGAGTCTATTTCCACCAGGTGTTTCACAAGCAGGAAACTCATACACAGACAAACTGGCTTGCCCAGAGTCGCCCAGCTTTCTGGCACAGCATCTAAAATTATCTAACTTAAGTATCTAGATTCTGCTCAAATTGTGGCCCTTGTTCTCCTTGACTTTATTCTTCCCCTTGCCCACAACCAAGCTGACCTTACCTTGCGGGCATTAATGGTGATTGTTCCCCCATAGAGGCTGCTTCCAGCTCCATACACCTTGTAGCCTTTGGAATTTACCTGCAAAAAATGCAAGAGATTTCTTCGTGACCCAATGAAATACTGACAAGAGTGATGCAGCAGATCCAAGACCAAAGAAGATACACTGCAGGttctcagctctcccagccaaGTCCTAGAGAGGATGTCACACACCCATCCAACACCAGCCCCACCTCCCAGGTTTCCTGGCCAGCAAGGCAGAGCTTACTCGTTCCAGGACGTCAGCCAGGTGGCGGTTGAGCCTCTGCTCCCTCTTGCGGATCTTGTCAATATCCCACTGAAGGTCATCAATCATGGTCTCCAGGACAGACACGCGGGATTCTGCTGTCTCCACCCTCTCTTGCAGCTTGGAGAACTGCAATCAAAGGAGTGCTTCAGCCAACATGTTACATAGAATCAAGTTTCCCTGAGGCTGCTCAGGAGTCATTTTTCTCTTATCCACCACGCGCTTTTCATCTTTTGCTGTGGTGACAGACTATTCCACGAACTGTCCTTAATTTTACACTGCCCAAATCCCAagacagcaagaaaaatatGACAATACTGAAAATTAAGGAAGAGCAGGAAGCTCCTAATATCTGGCAGAATACAGAGACAGCCACCTCAGCTTATTCAAAGACTTTttagattttaatattttcaattcCTATTTCCATCTACTCTACAGAGCACCTAAGTGCTGAGGTCTAACACTGAGCAAGACCAGCATTAacacaatttttaaatgaactgaAATCTCTCAAACAAATCCTGCTAATAATGTGAATCCCTTATTAAGTAGGATCATCTTGTAACTGTCAAACAACACAGAGAAACCAAGGAATTCAGACTGACAGGGATGCCAGCTAGACTGTTCCAGGTGTCTACACAGCCCCTTTAGCATCACTTGCCCCCCgttcctctgctctccccttTTCTTTTGAAGTTAAATCCATTCAACTCACTGACTTgcttatttcctttcctttagtCATGTAACAAGCAAAACATTCTGATTTATACAGAAATCCTGTGTACACCTCTCTAAAACATTACTTTCATAACTTTTGAGCcatgctgctcctgtgcctctCCAAGGAAATAAGCTGCTTTCCAAACTATGGTAACAAAAAATTACGCTACCAAGCAGAACCCCAGAGcagatttctttctctcttgtttTTATACCTCCTGAGACATGACTCTGTGCTTCTCCTGAAGAACATCAACCAGCTCCTGCAGCCGTCCATTCTCATGTGACAGGTAGGAATTCAGCTCCACTACTGCTTCTTCCATCAGTGAAATATCTGAAAGGtatacaaagaaaaagaaattaatggaaatCAAGGAACACTGATTTTAATTCCTgaacagcagagagagaaataagaaaacataaaagaagATTTCTGGTTTTAACATCAGTTTACCCTACCTCTCCCACAAGTGCTTCCTGAGGGCCTGGTCTCCATCTAGAGAGAGCTCTGACTTGCACTCCCTAAGCAAAATGCTCTGCAGTTTCACAGTGCTGCACACTCCTAGCATGGGGACCATCCCCTCACACCAGGGATTACTTCAGCTTTGTCTGTACCAGCAACCCAGAGCATGCCCTTGGAATCCAGGGACACCTGAATGCTGTCCAAATTCATGCATAAAACTCTACAACAGGGGATACCAAGTGACAACCACATCACCACAGTGACAAGGGAAACTAGAGCACCTGAGGACAGGCTCACACGGCAACAATGTCAAAGCTACTACAGTTTGTGACTGCTAGCCAGGCACAGCAACACCTCCCTACAGCAACACAAGACGGAGCACACAGAAGGCACACCAAGCATGAGCTGATATTCCATCCAAAGTTTTGTTCAAAAGATTAAAATGCTAACATTAAGCTAATGAAGTTTTTTCAATAGTCATCAGAGTGTAAAGAATCTGCTACATTAATTTTTAGAAGCTGGTCATTTGGCTTTCTCTGCAGAACTCTGCTACATTCAAAACTGACAGCTACACTAAGCACAGCATGCTATTAGATGGGCACCATTTTTCTCAGGAGTCAGTGGAAACTGAGCCGTTGGTTATTCCTACACGTTCTACTAAACTGCAAAGGAGAAGGAGTCCACCATCAGTTTGCAATGCTGATTTCACTTCTTTACTTGTAAGCCTTTTATGTAGTGGCTGAGGGCAGCTGGCTGATAAGGTTCAGCTGTGCCCTCTGACTTCTCAGGCACATGAACACAGTACCGGCAGAAACAGCTGCTTCTTAGCCCAGCAtgctgagcagagcccaacATGCTCAGCATTCAAGTACAGAGGTAGCTACAATACACTTCTGGCACATGGTCCTTTAGTAGAGGTTTTGGTAACAAGAGTTTGGAAAGCCAAACAGATTCATTCTGGAAAACAAATGCACATGAGAAGGACTAGACCTTAATGTCTACAATGCAGGATCAGGTCcaaggagggggaggggggcagATAAGCATTCTTGAATACCTGCTACCTTGGTCGTACCTCCACTATTCAGCTTGTGAGACAGCACATCCACCTTCTCCTGCAGCTTGTCATACATTGTCACAATCTGTGCAACAGCTCGGCGGGAGGACTCCACACGCTCCTGCAGCTGAGATTCTATCTCCTCACTGGTACTGCTGGCTAGAGTGGCCAGGAAGGAGAATGCTGGCTCCAGACCTTCCCCTGGTAACATAAAGAGATGAAAAGAAGTACATGTGTTCTAGAAGGTAGCACATCACTGATCTTTACAACCACAATAAAAGTCTCCATCAGCCTTTTGAAATGGACCTCAGCATTGTCCACAGCAGAAATCCATCTTTCCCACTGTCCCCAGACAGGTGCCTCACCTCGTTCTCTCTCATCTTTGCGCTCCTGATTACTGTCAGAGTCTGGTTCAGGTTCTGGCACCACCAGTGCTTTTCTTTCAGACAAGAAGTCTCCAAGACCTTGGTCCAGGTCAAAGCGTTTAAGGATGATGCGGATATTTTCATCAAACTGAATGATGGGACAGGCAATGCAAGAGAAAGAGTGGATGTGAACAAAGGAAGTACAGTGGTACAGCAGAGACAAGAAAACAGTGTATATTAAGGAACAAAAGCTGTTACCAACCTGATTCCAGTATCGGTTGATGATCAGCAGAGAGGCATCATCGGTGGCCTGCCGACACTCCAGCTTCTCAATGTGCTCCCGCAGCTCATCTTCGATGGCCTGGCGCTGGTCAAGCATCTCTGCAAGCTTCCGGTTCTTGGTCTGCAGGGTCCGGAtgtccagctcctcctgggcaCAGGCACACGGGACACAGGCCAGGTCACAGAAGGGCTCATACTGACCCCAGAGACATTTTTGCCTCCAGATGAAAAATAGCAAAAGGTGGAGAGGGGGTATGCAAGGAAAACATACCGTTGATGAAACACCACCAAGTTTAATGGTCTCCACTGTGGTGCCTGAATCTTCGACCCCTGCCTTTTTCTCTGGAGGTGCAGAAGGGCCAGGCTCTCCAGCTGCCCGTTTATTGCCAATTCCAGACATAGTGGCTGAAGTGTACAGACTCTCACCTTCTCCAAGTTCTTCCTGAACATTAAAGAACACTATTAAAAGAAATGCCAAATACACATCCACGTGGTcaatttgtttggggtttttaacgTGCTGACCCATCACGGTAACAAGATGCCCAGAACAGAGCAGATCATGGAAGTcaaaagattttgaaaaatatctgtTGGGAGGAATGGATTAAAAGTGGAAGACTGGTAAGGAGGACTGTAAATCACTCAAGTGACCTTGCAGCTGGGAATAACCCTTGATAAGCCAGTGATCCTCTGGCATTGGCTGAGTTTAAGGGTGCCCACATAGGGCATATATAAGGTCTCATACTGCACCTCTGCCCAAGTGTTGCTTTGGGGATCCCACAAGTAGCAAGGTAATGGAAACAAATCTACTCCTTGTGTTCTAACTGGGAGTTTGTGCCAGCCTGTACTGACTCACACATGCTGGTCCAACATTAAGCTGTAAAAGACACTAGCCTGATCAGTACTGCAAACATAAAGCTGATGGGGAAAATATCCCTTGGTCTGTAACGCTAAAATGGAAATACTGTACCTTATCACCCTCTTTGCAAAAAAATCTTCACCCAGGTTCAGTGGTTCAGTCACTGCTCTTCTGCATTAACAAAAATGAACCAGGTTAGACTTTAGCAGACAAATGAAACGGTATGTTTGTGGCACCAGTTCACTGCAAAACAACCAAACTGTTCTTATTCAATCTACACACAAAGCCAGTCCAAGCTGAGGGAATAAATGAGTCCTATACCTAGAAAGCTCACAAATCCTACGGAACTGAAAAGCAACTCAAGGCTTGTAAAGACCCATTCCAAGAGTTTTCCTGTGTACCAGGAGAGATGCAGACACGTTTGAAGAGAACCCATTCCTAACTCAATGCGGTCTGAAAAGCTCCGGACTAATAGAGAATCACAAACCAGCTGGGGCTGCAAGGGAGGACTGGAGTTC from Poecile atricapillus isolate bPoeAtr1 chromosome Z, bPoeAtr1.hap1, whole genome shotgun sequence encodes:
- the RNF20 gene encoding E3 ubiquitin-protein ligase BRE1A encodes the protein MSGIGNKRAAGEPGPSAPPEKKAGVEDSGTTVETIKLGGVSSTEELDIRTLQTKNRKLAEMLDQRQAIEDELREHIEKLECRQATDDASLLIINRYWNQFDENIRIILKRFDLDQGLGDFLSERKALVVPEPEPDSDSNQERKDERERGEGLEPAFSFLATLASSTSEEIESQLQERVESSRRAVAQIVTMYDKLQEKVDVLSHKLNSGDISLMEEAVVELNSYLSHENGRLQELVDVLQEKHRVMSQEFSKLQERVETAESRVSVLETMIDDLQWDIDKIRKREQRLNRHLADVLERVNSKGYKVYGAGSSLYGGTITINARKFEEMNAELEENKELAGNRLNELEELRQDLEEVTTQNEKLKVELRRAVEEAVKETPEYRCMQSQFSVLYNESLQLKVHLDEARTLLHSTRATHQRQVELIERDEVSLHKKLRTEVIQLEDTLAQVRKEYEMLRIEFEQTLAANEQAGPINREMRHLISSLQNHNHQLKGEVLRYKRKLREAQSDLSKIRSRSGSALLQTQSSTEDTKEELAEIKQEPDDPSAQVSVPKAASEDVHEMKARRDEEERERERREREREREKEKEREREKEKEKEKEREREKQKQKESEKERELKEKEKGKHEEGRKKEAEVIKQLKAELKKAQESQKEMKLLLDMYRSAPKEQRDKVQLMAAEKKAKAELEELRQRVKELEDKEKKESKKMADEDALRKIRAVEEQIEYLQKKLAMAKQEEEALLSEMDVTGQAFEDMQEQNIRLMQQLREKDDANFKLMSERIKSNQIHKLLKEEKEELADQVLTLKTQVDAQLQVVRKLEEKEHLLQSSIGTGEKELGLRTQALEMNKRKAMDAAQLADDLKAQLELAQKKLHDFQEEIVENRVTREKEMFNFKRAEEDISRLRRKLETTKKPDMVPNCDEILMEEIKDYKARLTCPCCNMRKKDAVLTKCFHVFCFECVKTRYDTRQRKCPKCNAAFGANDFHRIYIG